A single region of the Magnetococcus sp. PR-3 genome encodes:
- a CDS encoding DNA-J related domain-containing protein has translation MNRHVEEKLDLLESILRDHPEGMKEFELYQLLKTRQIAPFDAENLQDPEVLFRVHFLLFHHLYRLRDRLHTQQVGQLEIHCLEIKLTPTDPQRSEGEIPARHDGLRDYYLDLSHLEQTTRADVEQLLQQFWERFDRFEGRDAALSVLDLPAEADQASIKKRYRSLAKQHHPDSGGDADQFRQIAEAAEFLLTP, from the coding sequence ATGAACCGGCATGTGGAAGAGAAGCTGGATCTGCTGGAGTCTATCCTTCGGGACCACCCAGAAGGGATGAAAGAATTTGAGCTCTACCAGCTCCTTAAAACACGCCAAATTGCCCCTTTTGATGCGGAGAACCTACAGGATCCAGAAGTACTATTTCGGGTTCATTTTCTGCTGTTTCATCATCTTTACCGACTTCGGGATCGGCTGCATACCCAACAGGTGGGACAGCTGGAGATCCACTGTCTAGAGATCAAACTCACCCCAACCGACCCACAACGGTCCGAGGGAGAGATACCAGCCCGGCACGATGGGTTGCGAGACTACTATCTGGACCTAAGCCATCTGGAGCAGACCACACGGGCGGATGTGGAACAGTTACTCCAACAATTTTGGGAACGTTTTGATCGGTTTGAAGGGCGGGATGCCGCCTTGTCCGTACTTGATCTACCTGCCGAGGCCGACCAAGCCAGCATTAAAAAGCGCTATCGGTCCCTGGCCAAACAGCACCACCCCGACAGTGGGGGAGATGCCGACCAGTTTCGTCAAATTGCCGAAGCGGCTGAGTTTTTATTGACCCCATA